The genomic interval AACTCGCCGCGACTCCCATGGACGCCATGCATCCGCCCTGGGCGATGAGCATCTCGGAAGGAGTTCCGACAAGCTTGCTCTGTTCGGGATCCAGCGCGAGAAGCAGCATTTCAATGGATTTTCCCAGAATGGTTTCCGAGAAAAAATTCGATTTCGTGGAGACATAGCCTTCGATAGCCAGGGAAATAGCGTGGAAAATCATCGAGGTCGCGGTGTTGGGCGACATGTGCATGTAGAGATTTGGATCCATCACGACGGCTTTGCAGATTCCCGCTTGAGTCTTCATCAGCCTGATCTGCCTGTTTCTGGCGTCGATGACCGGCGTCCTGTCCATGAAAACAAAGGCGTCGCGGCAGGTAGAGGGTACTTCTATAAAGGGCATTGCGCCGGAATACGGCTGCGCTCCTGCAAGATACTCGTATATATCGTGGTTTTCGTTATACAAGGCCGCGAGCGCCCGGCCGAGAGAGGATGTTTTCGTTCCGCCCAGGGAGATGAACCCATGGACGTGAGCGCCCCGGGCAAGGGAAAGAGCTTGTTCAAGAGTAGTCGAGGTCGCGGCGGAGGGGATGTCGTCGAACACGAATACGGAAATCCCCTTGTCTTCCAAAGCCGCTACGGCTTTTTCCACAATGCCGAACTCTTTCAGAATAGGATCGGCGATCAGCATGAAGTTGCTGCCCCAGTTCGAAGCAACCTGTCCTATTCTGGCTAACGTATGCGGCCCGAGCATGATATTGGGCGATATGCGGAAAACAAAATCTGCCATAAGAAATCCTCTTGTCCTTAAATGTATCATCTTCCGGAGAAAAAAAAAGCGGTTCCCCCGCAAGGGACCGCTTTTTTCCGAAACAACCGCTATTCTGCGTCGTCTTATATTCCGTATACATCCATTAGCCGGTCGGCGACTATGTCCACAACCGCGTTGTTTATATAGGAGGGATCCTTGATTTTCTGCATGACTTCGGCAACACGATCCGCTCGCACGTCCGGAGCCGAAGAAGCTGCCTCGTTGGCGAAGTAGATCTCGGCTAGTTCTTTCGCTTCAGCGGAAACCGCTATCGAATCCGACTGCGAAACCTCGCCGGTTTTCCGGGTTTTATGAGCGTTCTGAACATTGTTGACGGGGTCGATTCCCCCCAAACGGTCAATCATCATACATATCCTGCCTTCATACTAACTATCGGTTACTCATCCGGACAAGTTGAGCTTTTTTTTCCGGAAACATACACAGAAAATTCGCCGAGAATCTTCTCCCGATCCGCGAAACTGTCCCGAACTTCGATCGCCGTGCCTGAAACGATTTCTTCGTAGAGCTTGGTAAGCTCCCGACCGACGACAACCATCCGCTCTCCGTCTATTTCGGCAAGTTCAGTCAAAAGCTTTACAATCCGAAACGGAGATTCATATAAAACAAAACCGAATCCTGTTTCCGCCAGTTCCCGCAAACGTCCCCGGCGCCGACCCGGCCGCGGAGACAGGAAACCTTCAAATACAACCGACTTGTCGTATCCGCCGGCGACGCTCAAGAGGGTTGCGAAAGCAGACGCTCCGGGAATCGGTATAACCGCATGGCCGGCGTCGCGGGCCGCGCGAACAAGCACGGAACCGGGGTCGCTCAGCGCCGGAGTTCCCGCATCGCTCGCGTAGGCTACTTTCTGCCCTTTTTTCAGGATCTCTAAAACGCGTTTAGAGGCTTCCTCTTCATTCCGGGCGCGGCAGGACACCAGCGGCTTCCTGATGCCGAAATGGGTCAGCAGCTGCAAAGTATGGCGGGTATCCTCGCACGCGATGACGTCCACCGTTTTGAAAGTCTCGAGAGCGCGATAGGTGATATCCCCGAGATTTCCAATAGGGGTTGCGACAATATACAGTTCTGACACGTTTTAATGATAACCCAGTTTGAACATTGCGACAAGGCTCGTTTCATGAGACAATGAAGGATATGAATCTTTCGCTTGCGTATATCGTCGTTCTTCTGTTCGTCGGAATAGCCTTATTAGTCTTTGCCTACGGCCTGTTTACGCTCCCGAACCGCAAAAACAAACGGCCGCCCTTGCTGAAAAAAACGGGAGTTCCCGGAACCCCGGGAGTCTGTCCTATATGCGGAACCGTTCTTAATAAGAACGAACAGATTAAAACAGCCCTGTATCCGGGAGAAGACGACCGAATCTGTCATATCTTCGGCTGCCCGCATTGCCATCCCTACGCCGATGAAAACACCGCCCGGCGCTGCCCTGTCTGCAAAAAGCCGCTTCCCGCCGAAGGATATCTTTTTGCCCGCCTGTTTTCCCGTCCCGGAAACAAGAATCATGTGCATATTCTGGGATGCTCCTCGTGCCGATTGCCCAAGAAAAAAAACTGACCCCCGAATGTCATGTTTTCATGACATTTTTCTTACAAATCCCCTCAAGAGTTTTCTCCCCGCTCCGATATTTTTAATATGCCGCCGACGACCCCGGAACAGCTGACCGGGGAAGAAAGCGGCACCGTCTTCTGATGCAGGTAGTCAGAGATCCGGAAAACAAAGATTGGACCGATCGGCAGGGATGCCGCGGCAGGTATATTAAAAAAAACCGCCGAAAATCGCCAAAGGAGTAGCATTATGATCATCAATCACAACCTGAGCGCTATGTTTTCTTCTCGTTCGCTGGGGGAAACTTCAGGGGCTAACCAGAAAAACATAGAAAAACTGTCTTCTGGCATGCGGATCAACCGCGCTGGAGATGACGCGTCCGGACTTGCCGTATCTGAAAAGATGCGCAGCCAGGTGCGCGGTTTGAATCAGGCGAATACCAACGCACAAAACGGTATTTCCTTCATTCAGACCACCGAGGGCTACCTTCAGGAAACCCAGGACATTCTCCAGAGAATCCGTGAACTGAGCGTCCAGTCTTCTAACGGCATCTATACCGCAGAAGACCGAATGCAAATCCAGGTCGAAGTATCGCAGCTTGTCGCAGAAATCGACAGGATCGCGAGCCAGGCCCAGTTCAACGGAATGAACATGCTCACCGGACGTTTCGCACGGGAAACCGGAGAGAATTCTGTCACCGGATCCATGTGGTTCCATATCGGCGCCAACATGGACCAAAGAACCCGAGTGTACATAGGCACCATGACCTCTACGGCCCTTGGTGTCAGGAATACCGGCGACGAGAAGATCATGTCTCTCGAATCGCCCGATTCCGCAAACAGATCAATCGGAACTCTTGACGAAGCGCTGAAGAAGGTAAGCAAGCAGAGAGCAGATCTCGGCGCTTACCAGAACCGCCTTGAGTATACAATGAAGGGCCTCGCCGTCGGCGCGGAAAACCTTCAGGCAGCCGAGTCCCGCATCCGCGACACCGACATGGCAAAGGAAATGGTCGACTTTACGAAGAACCAGATCCTTTCCCAGGCAGGAACCGCAATGCTCGCCCAGGCGAACCAGTCGACACAGGGCGTCTTGAGCCTCCTCAGATAAAGGACTGCTCAGGCGGACGGAACGGGCAGTTTACAGCGAGTCGCGGCTCCCTCGAGCCGCGATGCCACTGTAAATTGCCCGTTTTTTTTGGTATAAAGAGAGCCACTATGCGCAGTTTGTCGGATCTACAGAAAAGAATACTCACGGAAGAATACCCGCATATCAGCCTCGATCACGATTCCGACGTCGAACGGTATTTCGATCTCCGCAGATCCGGCCGGCAGACAGACGCGCTCAACCTGTACAATTCAAAAATCGTTCAAAAATATCCAAAAGCGGAGCAGAGAAAGCTTCTGATTCAATATTACCGTTCGAACGATCCCCGGTTCGCGGAAATACTGCAGGAAAGCCTCGTCGAGCTCGCGGATCGGCTTTTAAACAAAACAAGATACATCATCAGTCTGCTCTCAAAAGACATAGATACCGTAAATCTATCGGACGCCTACGCGGTAATAAGGCTCGCAGAGAACCTCCTGGCCGTAATCTCTCCCGATAGATACGCTGCCATCGGGTTCGCGGAGAAATACGCGCGATACGCAAAGCTTCTGAATTTTCAGGAAGTCCAGATGGAGCGTACGGCCGAACTGATCCGGCTGTACGTCACGGAAACCCTCGACAGCGTCCAGGAACTGAAAAAGGAGCGGGAAGAACGTCGGCGTAAAACCTTGAGGAAGCGCATCGAAGGACGAAGATTCCAGCCTAACTTCAATGTGAGCCAGATCGTGTTTTCCGCGGAAGACATAAACAAGATCCTCATACCGTCAGGAATCACCCGCATCGAGGACCAGGTAATCGCATACGCCCTGAAGTACTGGAATAAAGCGTCGGACCCGTCCTTTGAAAAAATAATTGTACTGTACAGCAAGAAATACCATACGCAGCATGCCGACATTTATCAGGCGGTAAAAAACGGGCGGGATCATGCGTGGAAGGATGAAGAAATACTCAACGCGGTTCTCGCGACGGTCGTGAAAGGCTACTATTACAGCATATCCGGAGACGCCTATCTCCAGCGCACCTGGGCGCGCTACAAGCAAAATCTCGCTCCGGCGCCGGAAGCAGAGCCGCTGCCGGCTGAGACGGAGAGCCGGACTGTTCCCCGCTCGCAGAAAAGGCCTTATACCAGGAAGGCTCCTGCCAACAAACGTCGCTTGCCTTCGAAAATTTGCAAACAAGGAAAAACAGCCGCGGCCGCCGGGATCGCGCAAATCGGATCGTCGTCCCCGAAAAAAGAAATCCGCAGTACGCACGCGTATTCTAAACATCCGACGAGGAAGGGCGTCAGAAGCTTCATTCCGGAAGACAAGGCCCTGCGCAATGGATATACGCGAGCCGTGCCCGAAGCGCATCTTTCAAATTCGATAGCGGACATGATTAAAAAAATGACGGGAAAAACATACACGGTGTATAAGGAACTCTTCTTTAAGAACGTGAGACCGGCTATCCGATCGGTATTATCCGCGTCATCCAGCCGAAAAGGGCTCTTTTTCGACGCAAAGCAAAACGACGCAGAAGAGCTCGTGTATCAATTTTTATTCGCGCATTACAACGATCCGTACCAGAATTGGCAGCAGAGCAGCGAATGCAAAAAGCTGAGCGATCTCGGCTATAACATTCCCGAAATCGAACCAATCATACAATCATGGATGAAGACATCGGCGCTACAGTGACGTTCTGCCCCTGAAACTGCGCGCGAGAGTCAAACGGTCAGCGTATTCCAGATCGCCCCCGACGGGCAGACCGGATGCAAGCCTGGTGACGCTCACGTTCGAGTTTTTCAAAATTCGTTGAATATAGAGGGCCGTCGTATCGCCTTCGACGGTCGGATTGGTCGCGAGAATCACCTCGGTGACGGATTCGGCCGATATCCGGGCCAGCAGGCCCGAAAGGTTCAACTGCTCGGGCCC from Teretinema zuelzerae carries:
- a CDS encoding flagellar biosynthesis anti-sigma factor FlgM — its product is MIDRLGGIDPVNNVQNAHKTRKTGEVSQSDSIAVSAEAKELAEIYFANEAASSAPDVRADRVAEVMQKIKDPSYINNAVVDIVADRLMDVYGI
- the rsmI gene encoding 16S rRNA (cytidine(1402)-2'-O)-methyltransferase, whose amino-acid sequence is MSELYIVATPIGNLGDITYRALETFKTVDVIACEDTRHTLQLLTHFGIRKPLVSCRARNEEEASKRVLEILKKGQKVAYASDAGTPALSDPGSVLVRAARDAGHAVIPIPGASAFATLLSVAGGYDKSVVFEGFLSPRPGRRRGRLRELAETGFGFVLYESPFRIVKLLTELAEIDGERMVVVGRELTKLYEEIVSGTAIEVRDSFADREKILGEFSVYVSGKKSSTCPDE
- a CDS encoding flagellin N-terminal helical domain-containing protein, whose translation is MIINHNLSAMFSSRSLGETSGANQKNIEKLSSGMRINRAGDDASGLAVSEKMRSQVRGLNQANTNAQNGISFIQTTEGYLQETQDILQRIRELSVQSSNGIYTAEDRMQIQVEVSQLVAEIDRIASQAQFNGMNMLTGRFARETGENSVTGSMWFHIGANMDQRTRVYIGTMTSTALGVRNTGDEKIMSLESPDSANRSIGTLDEALKKVSKQRADLGAYQNRLEYTMKGLAVGAENLQAAESRIRDTDMAKEMVDFTKNQILSQAGTAMLAQANQSTQGVLSLLR
- a CDS encoding iron-containing alcohol dehydrogenase — translated: MADFVFRISPNIMLGPHTLARIGQVASNWGSNFMLIADPILKEFGIVEKAVAALEDKGISVFVFDDIPSAATSTTLEQALSLARGAHVHGFISLGGTKTSSLGRALAALYNENHDIYEYLAGAQPYSGAMPFIEVPSTCRDAFVFMDRTPVIDARNRQIRLMKTQAGICKAVVMDPNLYMHMSPNTATSMIFHAISLAIEGYVSTKSNFFSETILGKSIEMLLLALDPEQSKLVGTPSEMLIAQGGCMASMGVAASSPGVATAISLACNARYKTSTSLVCAVLLPYIMEDAARARVDRIATIGKMLGVSTAGLSASDGAKAAIDDVRRRLALSGIPTRLKDLGLSIDQLVPAAEDAAALDLMNYIPRAMSSDDLFDLIKQAY